The Aedes albopictus strain Foshan chromosome 2, AalbF5, whole genome shotgun sequence region ATATCGACAAAATTTAATCGATTGCATTGAGCATCTCCATCCCGTTGTTGTGCGCGCTTCATCGGCCGGTTGAACAATAAACAAACGCAAGTGCAACGGAATTCCGGAGAGTTTCGGTCGTAATTTGAATTAATTTGAGTGAAATATTTAGATAATCTTCCCCAAACAATGTCCGCCAAACTGATCCACGGATGGTCCCTTCCGGATGGTGCGTTTTTTCCGTGTTCCATACACAGCATCGGCAACGACGCGAAAACCGTGCTGATAGTGCCGGGGGGCGGCGTCGGTCAAGTTTTTACACTGGTCATCAAAAATTTCCAACACAACGTTCATGCGGATGGCGCACCGCCACACAAGGTGTTCCGCATCAAGCTGAAGAAAGGTGAAGGCCGAAATTGTTTGGCGGAAACGGTCATAACCGCGTCGCATACCGTGAGTCGTACGGTCGGTGGTGAATTGGTGGTGTTCGGTTCGTTTCGCGAGGGCAACGTGATTGATGGGATCCACGGGATTAAGGCCATTGGGTGCATGGAAGAGGGATCGAAACTAGCCGTGATTCGAGCAGCTGGGGAGAACAAACTAAAGCTGGAAGTGTTGGACGACCTTGTTGGATGTCAAGTAAACGACGTTTTACAATCTTTCGATCTGCCTTGGGAGAAAAGCGAATTCGAAGTGAGCCATGATAGCCAAATGTACAAGATCAAAAGCGTTAGAATCGCTAAAAATGATACaaattttttcaagagatttctcaaCTGCAACGATATAGCAGAGGAAAAAGAAATAATACTATTTACTATGGATAATGGACTTTATTGGCTGAAAATCTTAGAAGGGAGCTACGAAATAGTAACTGTTAAATTATACCCGGCCCTAATTGAGGACTACAGTTATGCTCCTACTACCGGATGCTTTGCAGTTCTAGTGTCTAACGCTGTGTTGCACATATATTCAATTTCGGAAGATGCCGATTGTCTATTGCTACAGGAAGATAAACGATATCTGGGTCCCTCTGTAGATACTCATTTGTTTATCGCTGAGTTGAGCACTTTCCTATACTCTAGTAGGTCTCATGTAACACAAATACGATACTATTATTCTGAACTCAGTAAAGCTATTCTAAACGTGTCCAAGGAAATCCAAATAGTCGGAGTGGTCGGATTGACCTACTTGGATTACGCAAAGATGGCTGTATGCATTACGGACAACAGACTATTCTATTCGGTTCCAATTCATAAGCTGACCGATGCCAACTGCAACCCGCAGAACGCCTACTTTGAATTGACAGATGAAATATTGTCGCAAGCGAATCAGATGACATGTCTCCTCACGAACGAGGTAACCATCGAAAAAGTAATAGTCAAGCAAATCAACCATGAACAAGTGCAAATCGATATTCTTACCAGCAGTGATAATCACGTGCACGAGAAACTCATTGAAGTTGAACTAATGTACCACAAACACTTGCCGAATTTGCGCTACAGCACTCTGATTTTAAATGATAAAGCCCACATAAGCAACTTGTTTGTCCAGATGGACATCACCTTAAACAGAGGCATCAAAGCAATCGTGAATCGTCAAAGAGATTGGCATTTGCTAGTTTGCTTGGATGAGGTCATCACGCAGATTCCTTTCAACCAAGTCAATTACGTTGAAGACACGATCATCAGAATACTCGCTCCAATCGAAGCAAGTAAAGTCCAAAGGCATGGGTTTCCACGAATAGAAATAAGTGCAATGGTTACAGTTACTCACCACCATGATAGACTTATGCTAGAAGTTCCCCTAAAACTGAAAAGCCAAGACAACGTTGCTGTATTATTCGAAGCTAGCTCACATGAATCCAAAACAACGAATCCAGAGAGTCAACTGACAAACGTACCACGTGATCTCATTCGACACTGCGAGCAAAAACCGTCTGTTCGGGCCCCAACGCTAGAATTTCATCTGCAGCGATTGTCAGAATGCCCAACATTGAACAATTTTCTGTCCCAAATCGGAATCCCGCTGGATAGCTGCGATAATGACGGTACCGCTACTAAGAACAAGGGTTATATACGCCTTGGAGACTTCCTCTGCGAAGTGGAACTAGCTGATCAGGGGAAATTCCGGTTTAAATCGACTTCTGCCGGAGCACTGTATCTGCTGAAAGTATTATGCAGTAAAAAGTTTCAACATAAGGTGGTCAACGTCAGTTCGGAACAGTTGAAGGTATGTTATGATTACATTAAATTTGTGTTATTTATACGACGAGAAAGGTATACACTGAAATGGAAAGATTATTTACGCAACTTCATACTGTTCGGTTGGCGTACTTTATACTTCTTGAGTGCAACAAAAACCTCAAAAATTGATTATGAAGTGTTTCATAATATAAACTGAACCTAAAAACTTAGTTTTACTAGAAGTTAATTCTGATTTTCGCTATTTTTTCCCCAGCATTCGCAATACGTATTCAGCTCACTGAAGTCTGACGTACTCGCTTCACAATATTCGATTCTTTGTATTTGTCGGGCagccaccacagagaacagacatccaagtccagttccaaaactgtgtaaggacgGTCATTTGCAATGGCAACACAAGTAGGACCATCGTGGTGGCGCTGCAACAAAAACCTCAAAAATTGATTATGAAGTGTTTCATAATATAAACTAAACCTAAAAACTTAGTTTTACTAGAAgtcggtggtgtgtttgagcatcgactcctcgtgtaCTCagacaaataaacctaagattatcataaggtctaactcagtgatgctcatcctgcggcccgcgggtcgCATGCGGCCcttcaagccttaagatgcggcccgcggagtactttgagACGAATCGaactttttgaacgattatttgaaataactcgttaaatttattaaaaaatcaaacaaacaaaaattgctgatcaattttcacagtgttgaacacaaattaatgataaataaacaaaaagaacaatccgttctggtaagattcgaaatcgcaactccgaaatatttcgacaTTTCAGCTAAGCCACGAAGCcatcttatagttatttataagtggtacgaatcaaatgaaagtttgttaaaaatgtaatcttgaatcattttaaAATTacttgcagtttttaagcgcaatcaatgcaacgctgagaaaATATTTCACacttcgcctttccgaagaacaaaaaaacacaaagcacgaagtttttgacaaaattctcatcAAATcgcaacttggttgccaatattgtttaattttcactgtttgtttaaatttatgttataagactcacacatttttcgaaacaaaacttacgaatccaatttgaattgtccaagcgaagctcttgaacgaacttaaagaaaaaaatctcagacgagattcataaagcgtctcctgtgcccttttgaagaaacttttggatgcatttttggagaaactccaggaacattattggagaaaaaaaaatatataggagCATATcctaaaaaaatgttctgttgccactctaacagaaatttcttaaacaactttaaaataaattcttcgagcaacaaaaagagaattttcaagagtaacaaaAGATGCAGGAAAGATGAggaaataaatttgaagcaacttatgcagcaatttTAGAAGATGATGTCGataaaacttccggaaacaattgttagaaatctaatttttgaagaaatttaatgatgaagtatttcatcaactttagaagagacttatggaaagaatttactaaaatcttcaagaaactcctggaaaattttcggaaaaatccggaagctattctaggagaaattcttggaaacggtgattatgaggaactcctgaagtaacttcagggcagttccaaaggcaaatctaagaggagctcttggaggtgttccaagataattctagaaaaactgaaagaaacttcaagtaatttctcaaaaaccttctggagcaactccacaagaaatttcaggagaaaatccagcaaacctttttggagcggttcaaaagaaattcttgtaaaagcagcttgacaagttcttgaagtggcttcaaggcaattctaggggcaacttctaaattagtttttagaatttcaatttgaaactcaaacgtttttctcaaccataCTTATGAttctaaattgaacagttcagatttttattaaatatgctttagaattattCTTTTTGtggtttttgtgcatcgatgctTTATGCGGCCCGCATGTTGATCCCGAATTTCAAATTTGGCCcgtggtatcctccagcctgagcaccactggtctaacttatgaaatggcctttgaacaattcataacggctagaacgattttcataaggtcggtctatgacgcagaatcgactcacagtttggcttttatacacatttagggccgatttcttcacctcggcttaaccggtaagccaggcttacccatatagttaaacctggtttaacgcttaagacagggtgaagaaatcgacccttagcaacacgatattctcaagcgtcgatagccgcgtgggttgggcacgagctcagtgatctcgacgttcatggatcgattccagtctgcatcattttgtgatttttctgctcttttcataagtttatcttatgttagGTCATAAttagcatgttcaattttcataaggtattcttatggcatccatactttacagttatggctaaatttcataaggtatttcgatgaatttcggtagtttacttcgctgagtgtgcagtgcagtgtttggacatgtctggaTGTCTGTGACCAATCCGGACGTCGCACAAgtgagtcgcgacgcgacccgacTCGCGACGTATTCTGAACCATTTCGGGAGTAGTGCGCATCTATGTTTCTTTGTTTCGTTAAGGcttaggccggggtggcctctgctgtacatagtagccgtctccattccactcggtccatggctgtttgtttccagttccgccctttgcgtagggtccgcagatcgtcctccacttggtcgacccacctagctcgctgagcACCACGtcttttcttgtaccggtcagatgactctcgagaatcatttcagtcgggttgctatccgatatcctgatgacgtgaccgtcCACCGTAGCTTCCCGACCCGTGACCCGTGATAGATGAGGGCTTGACAGTAGAATATACAATTTGATATGCGTTCACAAGTTACGGGACCTATGCTCGCAACATGTAAACGATCCTATTAACAACATACCCCTTTTCACTAAACGGCAAACATCATTAAAGAATAACTAGAAAATGACgaacaaattccttttaattccactacatTGCTAATGTTTGGACAGATAGTCCAAGTCAacagacacttgtgaaaaaagttacacGTTTGGCAATTCTTGCCAACAAATGAAATTTCATTATTGACGATTTGTACGTTATctagctttttacgctggcctgCCATAAAATCTGAATCACCCCCTTCTGACgtttcttgccgacactataaaaCCATTATGGTTTAGTCAAAGCAAGCCTGGTGCTGTTGAATATGAGACGAAGTGaaacgtcaaaaattttcacttgtgTTGTGTTTCAGAAATAggaattattttgtttttgtaattTCTAAGATAATTCAAGTTGATTGagtttatttttcttattttaggTACCAAATATAGGAATCCAATATCGTCAAATGCATGGAAATATACCCAAATTGCCCAGCATCTCAGACCAATACGCAACTTAAGATCAGGAATGTTGTGCACGCCGCGCCACCCTAGGCGCCGAGCGGTTGTGACGGTTTCTTGTCACTTTTTTTTAACTGTTATTatattggagatttttcaaaTTATACCAGATGTAAAAGAATTGTTCTTATTAAACTACACTGATCTGAAAACAGAGGGAAGCTAGGAGGGAAGCCTGACCGGGCCCTAGCCTAAAAAACCTTGAAAAGACTCTGACCAATTTAAATGTGGTTTTCAATATACCAGTTCGAGTCACGTTCAAGCCACGACTAAGCGAGAATTGCGTCGTAACGTGAACAGTTTTAAACATAATCTACCAACAATCCGTCTAGACATTGCCTAATATACGACTCGGCGTATTAAGAACAACCTTTCAAAATCAAATCCGTTATTTTGCGTCAAGAATCTCCCCCCTTTCTCTTTACACGATCTTGCCCCACCcccaaatatgaaataattttaaactAATTGATGCTTTCGTGGAGATCCAAAATGGCAAACTGGGCAAATTgcatagggtactgcaagcacctgatctaacctcactttgtttgacagttcagagagctgtttacaaggtgttagaatttttagcGAGCGGCGAAAATAAAATTCAAGGTTTTCGTCCCGAAACCATTGTGTCGGCAACTGGCAACACGGTTTCAGGTGAGCCGACGAACGCCCAATGTTAAAACGCTGTCAGTCCGAAGCGAACGCAAGCACACAGCGGAAGTCGGGTCTGACAACCTTGCAAACTGCGCTCGACAGGCAGAACTGGAAAAGTCGTGCGCCGAGGAAGAACCTCCATTAAGCATACTGTTAATATTTTCATCTTTTATCTATTTTCACCATATTTGTACTGTTTTTTAAATCATAACACTGAAAAATGTGAGTAGAGGAATTCATAAGAAGTTGAATTTGTTAATTAATACTAATGGCTAAAATATATTTCAGCTTCAAGCTGTATTGCTGCAAGAAATAAAAATGGCGATCTGCTAAAAGGAATCAGTGTTTTGTCTATCTCCCGGAACAAAACTTGAAGATTTTTCAACATGTCTACCGGAAATCGCGGAGGATTTCAACGTCCGGGCAATGCCCCATCTACGGAGGAACATAATTGTGTTTCATGCGACCGGCCGGATTCCTTTGACGATTTAGTCCAATGCGATGAATGCGATAGCTGGTGGCACATGCAGTGCGCATCGGTAACGCCATCAATCGCCGAACgagatgagcgcttgcacgctgacgtcatcattgtctcgttctctttctttccttcggcgtcggtccataaagccgtccttgccctcaaaaaaaatttgagggcaatgtttacaaatcgtatgagaattcgatgaggttatgtttttggtgCAAGCCTCTATTGGATCTGCAACAATTGTcaaaaacatggtcaaaaattccAGTCTGCAGCCAGCGGCAGTCAAGCTACATCAGCTAGTTCGCGCGCAGCCAGGATTGACTTGAAGCTACAACAGTTGGAAGAACAGAGGTCCATCGAAAAGCGAGAATTGGAGGCAGAAAAGCGTTTTCTACAACAGAAGTACGAGCTGTTGCAGTCGAAACTGGACGAAGAAGAGGACGACCGGAGCGTCCGCAGTCGATTGAGTCGACACACAAGCATGCAGCAGGTAACACAATGGCTAACAGATCCAGCGAATCAAGCAGAAGATGCCGGCGGTACACATCTGCGCGGCCAAGCAGCGAGTCCGCGGACATTGCGATACGAAGCTCACACCCACAAACAATCACTACCAAGCGTATGTAAACAACTCCCATCGTCCGTCATCAATCAGCAGCAGCAAACTACCGACACGATTTCGAAGACAGGTCCGACAGAGTTGGAACTACCCATTCAACGAGCCAGGAAACCAAACGCAATTAGTCCTGAGAATGTCGTCCCGGTATTGCGACAGCGGAGAGCCATCGTAGGTAACGACCCAGCGTTTCTCCCCCGCATCGAACCGGTCGAACCAGGTGAGCCACATGGTGTTGTCCCGGTGCTGCGACAACAGGAAGTCGTAGGAAGTACCGATGCAGCACTTTTCCCCCCCGTCCAATCAGGTAAGCCACACATTTATCCAACCACAGCCGACGTTGTGCAATCAGAGTATTACCAGCCACTCCAAAGAATGACGTCACAGTTCGAAAACATTAATTTTCAAAATTCTCCACCGATCGGGTTGGTGTCACGTGATGCACCGATTGTTGAACATTCAGTACTTACCCCCTCGCAGTTAGCGGCTAGACAAGTTCTGCCGCGTGATTTGCCTGCATTTTATGGTGACCCTGCTGATTGGCCCATATTCATAAGCAGTTATAATAACTCGACGGCTGCTTGTGGATTTAGCAATGTCGAGAATTTGGCCCGTCTGCAGAGGTGTCTCAAGGGATCTGCTTATGAGTCTGTTAAAAGTCGTTTACTACTCCCGGAATCTGTCCCACAAGTCCTCACTACCCTTCAATTGCTCTACGGTCGTCCAGAGCTTCTGGTTCACGTTCTACTCGATAAAGTTCGTACTGTTCCGGCTCCGAAAGCCGAACGATTGGACACTCTAATTGATTTCGGGCTAGCAGTGCAAAGTCTATGCGACCACCTTGAAGCCGCGAAACAAGAAGCACACTTGTCGAATCCGTCTCTCCTCATGGAACTCGTTGAAAAACTTCCCGCTCATGTGAAGCTCGAATGGGCAGGGTATATGCAACAGTGCCAGGTAGTTGATTTGAAAACATTCGGTAATTTCATGTCAAACGTGGTGGTATCCGCGAG contains the following coding sequences:
- the LOC109404641 gene encoding uncharacterized protein LOC109404641 isoform X2 produces the protein MSAKLIHGWSLPDGAFFPCSIHSIGNDAKTVLIVPGGGVGQVFTLVIKNFQHNVHADGAPPHKVFRIKLKKGEGRNCLAETVITASHTVSRTVGGELVVFGSFREGNVIDGIHGIKAIGCMEEGSKLAVIRAAGENKLKLEVLDDLVGCQVNDVLQSFDLPWEKSEFEVSHDSQMYKIKSVRIAKNDTNFFKRFLNCNDIAEEKEIILFTMDNGLYWLKILEGSYEIVTVKLYPALIEDYSYAPTTGCFAVLVSNAVLHIYSISEDADCLLLQEDKRYLGPSVDTHLFIAELSTFLYSSRSHVTQIRYYYSELSKAILNVSKEIQIVGVVGLTYLDYAKMAVCITDNRLFYSVPIHKLTDANCNPQNAYFELTDEILSQANQMTCLLTNEVTIEKVIVKQINHEQVQIDILTSSDNHVHEKLIEVELMYHKHLPNLRYSTLILNDKAHISNLFVQMDITLNRGIKAIVNRQRDWHLLVCLDEVITQIPFNQVNYVEDTIIRILAPIEASKVQRHGFPRIEISAMVTVTHHHDRLMLEVPLKLKSQDNVAVLFEASSHESKTTNPESQLTNVPRDLIRHCEQKPSVRAPTLEFHLQRLSECPTLNNFLSQIGIPLDSCDNDGTATKNKGYIRLGDFLCEVELADQGKFRFKSTSAGALYLLKVLCSKKFQHKVVNVSSEQLKAMRLQLLQCENDFQTVASYYRQIRTPFDSRR
- the LOC109404641 gene encoding uncharacterized protein LOC109404641 isoform X1; amino-acid sequence: MSAKLIHGWSLPDGAFFPCSIHSIGNDAKTVLIVPGGGVGQVFTLVIKNFQHNVHADGAPPHKVFRIKLKKGEGRNCLAETVITASHTVSRTVGGELVVFGSFREGNVIDGIHGIKAIGCMEEGSKLAVIRAAGENKLKLEVLDDLVGCQVNDVLQSFDLPWEKSEFEVSHDSQMYKIKSVRIAKNDTNFFKRFLNCNDIAEEKEIILFTMDNGLYWLKILEGSYEIVTVKLYPALIEDYSYAPTTGCFAVLVSNAVLHIYSISEDADCLLLQEDKRYLGPSVDTHLFIAELSTFLYSSRSHVTQIRYYYSELSKAILNVSKEIQIVGVVGLTYLDYAKMAVCITDNRLFYSVPIHKLTDANCNPQNAYFELTDEILSQANQMTCLLTNEVTIEKVIVKQINHEQVQIDILTSSDNHVHEKLIEVELMYHKHLPNLRYSTLILNDKAHISNLFVQMDITLNRGIKAIVNRQRDWHLLVCLDEVITQIPFNQVNYVEDTIIRILAPIEASKVQRHGFPRIEISAMVTVTHHHDRLMLEVPLKLKSQDNVAVLFEASSHESKTTNPESQLTNVPRDLIRHCEQKPSVRAPTLEFHLQRLSECPTLNNFLSQIGIPLDSCDNDGTATKNKGYIRLGDFLCEVELADQGKFRFKSTSAGALYLLKVLCSKKFQHKVVNVSSEQLKAMRLQLLQCENDFQTVASYYRQIRTPFDSRRWTERNVDRRINFDALFPPPIITQTPIPPVWRCRNRISGESEKAKHSIGSIIHNIRCIHSFLYIEAGSFFGYYQRLTPYKDSIVVSCQLYISQTPLR